The Pseudomonas triclosanedens genome has a window encoding:
- a CDS encoding helix-turn-helix domain-containing protein, which produces MSRKAPQEAPVSAEAQFLGTRIRGLRKRRGMTLAELAEQSQLTAGYISQLERNLAYPSIPALFNIARALGVTIQWFFASEVQVDPADAGYVVRRNARTSVHYEDGIVDELLSPQPSRELEILHSRFPPGTYSQQSYSHDGEEAGYLLSGSFELWVGERHFLLNEGDSFSYSSQEPHRYGNPGEVDAVVIWVITPPTF; this is translated from the coding sequence ATGAGCCGCAAAGCCCCGCAGGAAGCACCCGTCAGCGCCGAAGCGCAGTTCCTTGGCACCCGCATTCGCGGACTGCGCAAGCGGCGCGGCATGACCCTGGCCGAGCTGGCCGAGCAGAGTCAGCTCACCGCCGGCTACATCAGCCAACTGGAGCGCAACCTCGCCTACCCGTCGATTCCCGCGCTATTCAACATAGCCCGCGCCCTGGGCGTGACCATCCAGTGGTTCTTCGCCAGCGAGGTGCAGGTCGACCCCGCCGACGCCGGCTACGTGGTGCGGCGCAATGCGCGCACCAGCGTGCATTACGAAGACGGCATCGTCGACGAACTGCTCAGCCCGCAACCCAGCCGCGAGTTGGAAATCCTTCACTCGCGCTTCCCGCCGGGTACCTACAGCCAGCAAAGCTACAGCCACGATGGCGAGGAGGCTGGCTACCTGCTCAGCGGCTCATTCGAACTCTGGGTTGGCGAGCGCCACTTCCTGCTCAACGAAGGCGACAGCTTCAGCTACTCGAGCCAGGAGCCGCACCGCTACGGCAACCCCGGGGAGGTGGATGCGGTGGTGATCTGGGTAATCACCCCGCCAACATTCTGA
- a CDS encoding DMT family transporter, with amino-acid sequence MPGYLYLAIAIVAEVIATASLKSVKGLSTPLPLVLVIVGYAISFWMLTLVVRSIPVGIAYAIWAGLGIVLVSIAALVLYQQKLDTPALLGMGLIVSGVVVIQLFSSNAGH; translated from the coding sequence ATGCCCGGCTACCTCTATCTCGCCATCGCCATCGTCGCCGAGGTCATCGCCACCGCTTCGCTGAAGTCGGTCAAGGGCCTGTCCACCCCGCTGCCCCTGGTGCTGGTGATCGTCGGCTATGCGATCTCCTTCTGGATGCTAACGCTGGTAGTGCGCAGCATCCCGGTCGGCATCGCCTACGCCATCTGGGCAGGCCTGGGCATCGTGCTGGTCAGCATCGCCGCGCTGGTGCTCTACCAGCAGAAGCTCGATACCCCGGCGCTGCTGGGCATGGGCCTGATCGTCAGCGGCGTGGTGGTGATCCAGTTGTTCTCCAGCAACGCCGGCCACTGA
- the waaA gene encoding lipid IV(A) 3-deoxy-D-manno-octulosonic acid transferase, whose amino-acid sequence MNRTLYTLLFHLGLPLVALRLFLRSRKAPAYARRVGERFAIGLPPLKPGGIWVHAVSVGESIAAAPMIRALMQRHPDLPITVTCMTPTGSERIRALFGDQVQHCYLPYDLPWAAARFLDRARPVLGVIMETELWPNHIHQCAKRGIPVALANARLSERSARGYARFAGLTRPMLEEMSWIAVQTEAEAERFRLLGARPACVSVTGSIKFDLAIDPQLLVRAADLRAAWQAQQRPVWIAASTHAGEDEVILAAHRRLLEKHPQALLILVPRHPERFDAVFELSRREGFSSQRRSSGERVAAETQVLVGDTMGELLFLYALADVAFVGGSLVPNGGHNLLEPAALGKPVLSGPHLFNFLEIAAQLREVGALREVADAPSLAVAVAALWDEPAAAQRMAEAGLGVMKANQGALERLLGGLGRLIED is encoded by the coding sequence ATGAACCGGACTCTCTATACCCTGCTGTTCCACCTGGGCCTGCCGCTGGTCGCGCTGCGCCTGTTCCTGCGTTCGCGCAAGGCACCGGCCTACGCCCGGCGAGTCGGCGAGCGCTTCGCCATCGGCCTGCCGCCGCTCAAGCCCGGCGGTATCTGGGTGCACGCGGTGTCGGTGGGCGAGAGCATTGCCGCCGCGCCGATGATCCGCGCGCTGATGCAGCGCCATCCCGATTTGCCGATCACAGTCACCTGCATGACGCCCACCGGCTCCGAGCGCATCCGCGCGCTGTTCGGCGACCAGGTGCAGCACTGCTACCTGCCCTACGATCTGCCCTGGGCGGCGGCGCGCTTCCTCGACCGTGCCCGCCCGGTGCTCGGCGTGATCATGGAAACCGAGCTGTGGCCCAACCATATCCACCAGTGCGCCAAGCGTGGCATTCCGGTGGCGCTGGCCAATGCGCGGTTGTCCGAGCGCTCGGCGCGGGGCTATGCGCGCTTTGCCGGGCTGACCCGGCCAATGCTGGAAGAAATGAGCTGGATCGCGGTGCAGACCGAGGCCGAGGCCGAGCGCTTCCGCCTGCTCGGCGCGCGCCCGGCGTGCGTGAGCGTCACCGGATCGATCAAGTTCGACCTGGCCATCGACCCCCAGTTGCTGGTGCGCGCCGCCGACCTGCGTGCCGCGTGGCAGGCGCAGCAGCGTCCGGTGTGGATCGCCGCGAGCACCCATGCCGGAGAGGATGAAGTCATTCTCGCCGCACACCGCCGCTTGCTGGAGAAGCACCCGCAGGCGTTGCTGATCCTGGTGCCGCGCCATCCGGAGCGTTTCGACGCGGTCTTCGAGCTGAGCCGCCGCGAAGGTTTCAGCAGCCAGCGCCGCTCCAGCGGTGAGCGGGTGGCTGCCGAAACCCAGGTGCTGGTCGGCGATACGATGGGTGAGTTGCTGTTCCTCTATGCCCTGGCGGACGTCGCCTTCGTCGGTGGCAGCCTGGTGCCCAACGGCGGGCACAACCTGCTGGAGCCGGCGGCGCTGGGCAAACCGGTGCTGTCCGGCCCGCACTTGTTCAACTTCCTCGAAATCGCCGCGCAATTGCGCGAAGTCGGCGCCCTGCGCGAGGTGGCGGATGCGCCGTCACTGGCAGTGGCGGTGGCGGCGCTGTGGGACGAGCCCGCGGCGGCGCAGCGCATGGCCGAAGCCGGCCTGGGCGTGATGAAGGCCAATCAGGGGGCGCTGGAGCGATTGCTCGGCGGACTCGGGCGCCTGATCGAGGACTGA
- a CDS encoding LysR family transcriptional regulator, with amino-acid sequence MEWNLDQLRLFVCVADQSSFSAAARQLRRVQSAVSSSIALLESDLGVTLFDRSSGRQPVLTVEGRALLDEAREVLRQCDRLESRALALARGAEPLLRLAQDEAMPYQPVLAGLQALAREFPVLEVQLASGAQGDVARKLLERRADLGLLFHHEGMPAQLERQRLGTIEMVTVCGAGHELAKLDYADRRELARHRQLLMAPQDSHYPGGEQISPLVWRADSFYAMAELLMRDLGWAWLPTHVAQYPAYQPLLIELASDWTPPRLVVELVWRRDEPLGPAAQWLGECFAEHLAAPV; translated from the coding sequence ATGGAGTGGAATCTGGACCAGTTGCGGCTGTTCGTCTGCGTCGCCGATCAGTCTTCGTTCTCGGCGGCGGCACGCCAGTTGAGGCGTGTGCAATCGGCGGTCAGCTCCTCCATCGCATTGCTGGAAAGCGATCTGGGCGTGACCCTGTTCGACCGCAGCAGCGGCCGCCAGCCGGTACTCACCGTCGAAGGCCGTGCGTTGCTGGATGAGGCGCGGGAAGTGCTGCGCCAGTGCGATCGTCTGGAAAGCCGGGCGCTGGCCCTGGCGCGAGGCGCCGAGCCCTTGCTGCGTCTGGCGCAGGACGAGGCGATGCCCTACCAGCCGGTACTGGCGGGGCTGCAGGCGCTGGCGCGGGAGTTCCCCGTGCTGGAGGTGCAGTTGGCCAGCGGGGCCCAGGGTGACGTGGCGCGCAAGCTGCTGGAGCGCCGTGCCGACCTGGGCCTGCTGTTCCACCATGAAGGCATGCCGGCGCAACTGGAGCGGCAGCGCCTGGGTACCATCGAGATGGTCACCGTGTGCGGCGCCGGCCACGAGTTGGCGAAGCTGGACTATGCCGACCGCCGCGAACTGGCGCGGCACCGCCAGTTGTTGATGGCCCCCCAGGACAGCCACTACCCCGGAGGCGAGCAGATCAGCCCGCTGGTCTGGCGCGCCGACAGCTTCTACGCGATGGCCGAGCTGCTGATGCGCGATCTCGGCTGGGCCTGGCTTCCGACCCACGTGGCGCAGTACCCGGCGTACCAGCCCCTGCTGATCGAGCTGGCCAGCGACTGGACGCCGCCGCGACTGGTGGTGGAGCTGGTCTGGCGCCGCGACGAGCCACTGGGGCCGGCGGCGCAGTGGCTGGGCGAGTGCTTCGCCGAACATCTTGCTGCGCCGGTCTGA